Proteins co-encoded in one Cupriavidus taiwanensis genomic window:
- a CDS encoding CaiB/BaiF CoA transferase family protein, translating to MSHSSQGIRPLDGIRVVSLEHAVAAPFATRQLADLGARVIKVERPGVGDFARGYDQSVHGQASYFVWLNRGKESLALDLKDSEAQAILHRLLADADVLVQNLAPGAAARMGLDFDTLHGKYEKLIVCDISGYGDSGPYRDKKAYDLLIQAAAGLVGLTGGPNEPSRAGVSIADISAGMYAYSGILSALLQRGRTGKGLRVQVTMFEAMAEWMNQVLYFGHYGGTTPARVGASHPTIAPYGVHRTSNGSVIFSVQNEREFANFCEIVLGDRALAQDERYASNTARVRNRAELTALIEARLAALTVAQAEALLDQAQIANAPMNDIEAVWSHPQLQARQRWREVNTPNGPIGALLPPANLSGVEPVMGDVPALGAHSRSILAELGYGETDIDALADKRTI from the coding sequence ATGTCCCACTCCTCACAAGGCATCCGCCCGCTCGACGGCATCCGCGTGGTCTCGCTCGAGCACGCCGTGGCCGCGCCCTTCGCCACGCGCCAGCTGGCCGACCTGGGCGCGCGCGTGATCAAGGTCGAGCGTCCCGGCGTGGGCGATTTCGCGCGCGGCTATGACCAGTCCGTGCACGGCCAGGCCTCTTACTTCGTCTGGCTCAACCGGGGCAAGGAAAGCCTGGCCCTGGACCTGAAGGACAGCGAAGCGCAGGCCATCCTGCACCGCCTGCTGGCCGACGCCGACGTGCTGGTGCAGAACCTCGCCCCCGGGGCTGCTGCCCGCATGGGCCTGGATTTCGACACCCTGCACGGCAAGTACGAGAAACTGATCGTCTGCGACATCTCCGGCTACGGCGACTCGGGCCCCTATCGCGACAAGAAGGCCTATGACCTGCTGATCCAGGCCGCCGCCGGCCTGGTGGGCCTGACCGGCGGCCCCAACGAGCCCTCGCGCGCCGGGGTCTCGATCGCCGACATCTCGGCTGGCATGTACGCGTACAGCGGCATCCTGTCGGCGCTGCTGCAGCGCGGCCGCACCGGCAAGGGCCTGCGCGTGCAGGTGACCATGTTCGAGGCGATGGCCGAGTGGATGAACCAGGTGCTCTACTTCGGCCACTACGGCGGCACCACGCCGGCACGCGTCGGCGCCTCGCATCCGACCATCGCCCCGTACGGCGTGCATCGCACCAGCAATGGCAGCGTGATCTTCAGCGTGCAGAACGAACGCGAGTTCGCCAATTTCTGCGAGATCGTGCTCGGCGACCGCGCGCTGGCGCAGGACGAGCGCTATGCCAGCAATACCGCGCGCGTGCGCAACCGCGCCGAGCTGACTGCGCTGATCGAAGCGCGCCTTGCCGCGCTGACGGTGGCGCAGGCCGAGGCGCTGCTGGACCAGGCGCAGATCGCCAATGCGCCGATGAACGACATTGAAGCGGTCTGGAGCCATCCGCAGCTGCAGGCGCGCCAGCGCTGGCGCGAAGTCAATACGCCGAACGGCCCGATCGGCGCGCTGCTGCCGCCCGCCAACCTGTCGGGCGTCGAGCCCGTCATGGGCGACGTGCCGGCGCTGGGCGCGCATAGCCGCAGCATCCTGGCCGAGCTGGGCTACGGCGAGACCGACATCGACGCCCTGGCCGACAAGCGCACCATCTGA
- a CDS encoding SDR family NAD(P)-dependent oxidoreductase, with protein sequence MSGLMAGKVALVTGAGGGIGRGIALAMAAAGARVVVNDLGVSMSGEGGDAGPAQRVVEEIRAAGGEAVANTDSVSTWAGANAIVQCALDNFGRIDAVVNNAGNLRDRMFFKMNEEEWRSVIDVHLNGTFFVSRAAANYFKDQESGAYVHMTSTSGLIGNLGQANYSAAKLGIAALSKSIALDMQRFNVRSNCIAPFAWSRMTSSIPAETPEEKARVAKLQKMEAGKIGPVAVYLASPAASEVNGQIFAVRANEIILMSQPRPVRSVHMSEGWTPESVGEVAMAAMRSSFFKLERSPDVISWDPI encoded by the coding sequence ATGAGCGGTTTGATGGCAGGCAAGGTCGCGCTGGTAACGGGCGCTGGGGGTGGGATCGGGCGCGGCATCGCGCTGGCCATGGCGGCCGCCGGTGCCAGGGTGGTGGTGAACGACCTGGGTGTGTCGATGTCGGGCGAGGGCGGCGACGCCGGCCCCGCGCAGCGCGTGGTCGAGGAGATCCGCGCCGCCGGCGGCGAAGCCGTGGCCAACACCGACAGCGTGTCGACCTGGGCCGGCGCCAACGCCATCGTGCAATGCGCGCTCGACAACTTCGGCCGCATCGACGCCGTGGTCAACAACGCCGGCAACCTGCGCGACCGCATGTTCTTCAAGATGAACGAGGAAGAATGGCGCTCGGTGATCGACGTGCACCTGAACGGCACCTTCTTCGTCAGCCGTGCCGCGGCCAACTACTTCAAGGACCAGGAGAGCGGCGCCTACGTGCACATGACCTCGACCTCGGGCCTGATCGGCAATCTGGGCCAGGCCAACTACTCGGCGGCCAAGCTGGGCATCGCCGCGCTGTCGAAGTCGATCGCGCTCGACATGCAGCGCTTCAACGTGCGCTCCAACTGCATCGCGCCGTTCGCGTGGAGCCGCATGACCAGCTCGATCCCGGCCGAAACGCCGGAAGAAAAGGCGCGCGTGGCCAAGCTGCAGAAGATGGAAGCCGGCAAGATCGGCCCGGTCGCGGTCTACCTGGCAAGCCCGGCGGCGAGCGAGGTCAACGGCCAGATCTTCGCGGTGCGCGCCAACGAGATCATCCTGATGAGCCAGCCGCGCCCGGTGCGCTCGGTCCACATGAGCGAGGGCTGGACGCCCGAGTCGGTGGGCGAGGTCGCCATGGCGGCGATGCGCAGCAGCTTCTTCAAGCTGGAGCGCTCGCCCGACGTGATCAGCTGGGACCCGATCTGA
- a CDS encoding FAS1-like dehydratase domain-containing protein, producing MTDATSELERLRGWIGRSESRTETLSPEPVAGLAATFDLDPEAIAAGPLPPLWHWLYFLPRAPQHELGRDGHPTLGGFMPPVPLPRRMWAGSELSFSHPLHIGDTVTRTSTIKDVQYKTGRSGELWFVAVDHALTVNGKTAVNERHDIVYRAMPDPSKPQPPRPRLEHTAQWQRTLQADPVMLFRYSALTFNGHRIHYDRSYTRDVEGYPGLVVHGPMQAMLMLDLVAREQPQARVKRFGFRGLAPLFDQDTITVGGAADPAEPGRLVLWTGDDAGGQAMQGWAEVEG from the coding sequence ATGACTGACGCCACCTCCGAACTCGAACGCCTGCGCGGCTGGATCGGCCGCAGCGAATCGCGCACCGAAACGCTGTCGCCGGAACCGGTCGCCGGCCTCGCCGCCACCTTCGACCTCGATCCCGAAGCCATCGCCGCCGGTCCGCTGCCGCCGCTGTGGCACTGGCTCTACTTCCTGCCGCGCGCCCCGCAGCACGAACTGGGCCGCGACGGCCACCCCACGCTGGGCGGCTTCATGCCGCCGGTGCCGCTGCCGCGCCGCATGTGGGCCGGCAGCGAGCTGAGCTTCAGCCATCCGCTGCATATCGGCGATACCGTCACCCGCACCTCCACCATCAAGGACGTGCAGTACAAGACCGGCCGCAGCGGTGAACTGTGGTTCGTCGCGGTCGACCATGCGCTGACCGTCAACGGCAAGACCGCCGTCAACGAGCGCCACGACATCGTCTACCGCGCCATGCCGGACCCGTCCAAGCCGCAGCCGCCGCGCCCGCGCCTGGAACACACCGCGCAATGGCAGCGCACGCTGCAGGCCGACCCGGTGATGCTGTTCCGCTATTCCGCGCTGACCTTCAACGGCCACCGCATTCACTATGACCGCAGCTATACCCGCGACGTGGAGGGCTATCCCGGGCTGGTGGTGCACGGGCCGATGCAGGCCATGCTGATGCTGGACCTGGTGGCGCGCGAGCAGCCCCAGGCGCGCGTGAAGCGCTTTGGGTTCCGGGGGCTGGCGCCGCTGTTTGATCAGGACACCATTACCGTTGGTGGCGCCGCCGATCCGGCGGAGCCGGGGCGGCTGGTGCTGTGGACGGGGGATGATGCTGGCGGGCAGGCGATGCAGGGTTGGGCGGAGGTGGAGGGGTAA
- a CDS encoding LysR substrate-binding domain-containing protein, which produces MHYDLTDLRLFLNVGETENLTRAAERSFLSLPAASTRIKQLEEAFQTQLLIRQVKGVRLTPAGDALLRHAREVFRELECLHADLRPYAKGVKGRVRLLANTTATNSFLATGVSRFLSENPDVDIELEEHLSQEIVSAISAGAADLGIVAGEVATQDLDAMHLCSDALIVIAPVNHPLPTFKRLHFADLLDTCRFVGLNQFSAIQSFLDRIAAGMGKRISLRIQVGSFDAVCRMVEAGAGIAIVPNSCARRYASRKVLRFIPLEDEWARRELRLVRRPGRELPQFAETLIQYLVDAAREPV; this is translated from the coding sequence ATGCATTACGACCTGACCGACCTCCGCCTCTTCCTGAATGTCGGCGAGACGGAGAACCTGACCCGTGCCGCCGAGCGCAGCTTTCTGTCGCTGCCCGCCGCCAGTACGCGGATCAAGCAGCTGGAAGAGGCGTTCCAGACACAATTGCTGATCCGTCAGGTCAAGGGCGTGCGGCTCACGCCGGCGGGCGATGCGCTGCTGCGGCACGCGCGCGAGGTCTTCCGCGAACTCGAATGCCTGCACGCGGACCTGCGCCCGTATGCCAAGGGGGTGAAGGGGCGCGTGCGGCTGCTGGCCAACACCACCGCGACCAACTCGTTCCTCGCCACCGGCGTGTCGCGCTTCCTGAGCGAGAACCCGGACGTCGACATCGAGCTGGAAGAGCACCTGTCGCAGGAGATCGTGTCGGCGATCAGCGCCGGCGCGGCCGACCTCGGCATCGTCGCCGGCGAGGTCGCGACCCAGGACCTGGATGCGATGCACCTGTGCAGCGACGCGCTGATCGTGATCGCACCGGTCAACCATCCGCTGCCGACCTTCAAGCGGCTGCATTTCGCCGACCTGCTCGATACCTGCCGCTTCGTCGGCCTGAACCAGTTCAGCGCGATCCAGTCCTTCCTCGACCGCATTGCCGCCGGCATGGGCAAGCGCATCAGCCTGCGGATCCAGGTGGGCAGCTTCGACGCGGTATGCCGCATGGTCGAGGCCGGCGCGGGCATCGCCATCGTGCCGAACAGCTGCGCGCGCCGCTATGCCAGCCGCAAGGTGCTGCGCTTTATCCCGCTGGAAGACGAATGGGCCAGGCGCGAGCTGCGTTTGGTGCGCCGGCCGGGGCGCGAGCTGCCGCAGTTCGCCGAAACCCTGATCCAGTACCTGGTCGACGCCGCGCGCGAGCCCGTGTAG
- a CDS encoding CaiB/BaiF CoA transferase family protein, whose product MTDRQAPVRGALAGVRVLDLSRILAGPWCAQNLADLAAEVIKVERPGAGDDTRSWGPPWLPGADGQPSRDATYFAGANRGKQSVTLDIASPQGQQIVRELAAKSQIVLENYKVGDLKRYGLDYDSLKAVNPALVYCSITGYGQTGPSAHKPGYDFIFQGLGGLMSVTGERDDLPGGGPQKVGVAVVDMLTGMYATVAVLAALRHAERTGEGQHIDMALLDAVVAVGATPIIAQRVTGQAMPRYGNAHANMVPYHVFATADGYMIVAAGNDGQWQAYCRGVERPDLAADERFATGPGRIIHRDTLVPLLEAHMRTRPTAHWVQALEAQGIPCGPINDYGQVLEDPQVRHRELQVDLVRDDGSLCPTVKSPLRLSATPVQYDAPPPRLGQHTGQVLQTVLGLSAERIARLREQGVV is encoded by the coding sequence ATGACGGACCGCCAAGCACCGGTGCGCGGCGCGCTTGCCGGCGTGCGCGTGCTGGACCTGTCGCGCATCCTGGCGGGCCCGTGGTGCGCGCAGAACCTGGCGGACCTGGCCGCCGAGGTGATCAAGGTGGAGCGCCCCGGCGCGGGCGACGATACCCGTTCCTGGGGGCCGCCCTGGCTGCCCGGCGCGGACGGGCAGCCGTCGCGCGACGCCACCTACTTTGCCGGCGCCAACCGCGGCAAGCAGTCGGTCACGCTCGATATCGCCAGCCCGCAAGGGCAGCAGATCGTGCGCGAGCTGGCGGCGAAGTCGCAGATCGTGCTGGAGAACTACAAGGTCGGCGACCTCAAGCGCTACGGGCTGGACTACGACAGCCTGAAGGCGGTCAACCCGGCGCTGGTCTACTGTTCGATCACGGGCTACGGCCAGACCGGGCCGAGCGCGCACAAGCCCGGTTACGACTTCATCTTCCAGGGCCTGGGCGGCCTGATGAGCGTCACCGGCGAGCGCGACGACCTGCCCGGCGGCGGGCCGCAGAAGGTGGGCGTGGCGGTGGTCGACATGCTGACCGGCATGTACGCCACCGTGGCGGTGCTGGCCGCGCTGCGCCATGCCGAACGCACCGGCGAGGGCCAGCATATCGACATGGCGCTGCTCGATGCGGTGGTGGCGGTCGGCGCCACCCCCATCATCGCGCAGCGCGTCACCGGCCAGGCCATGCCGCGCTACGGCAACGCGCACGCCAACATGGTCCCCTACCATGTGTTCGCCACCGCCGACGGCTACATGATCGTCGCCGCCGGCAACGACGGGCAGTGGCAGGCGTATTGCCGCGGCGTCGAGCGTCCCGACCTGGCCGCCGACGAGCGCTTTGCCACCGGCCCCGGCCGCATCATCCACCGCGACACGCTGGTGCCGCTGCTCGAAGCGCATATGCGCACGCGCCCGACCGCGCACTGGGTGCAGGCGCTGGAAGCGCAGGGCATCCCGTGCGGGCCGATCAACGACTATGGCCAGGTGCTGGAAGATCCCCAGGTACGGCATCGCGAGCTGCAGGTCGACCTGGTGCGCGACGACGGCAGCCTGTGCCCGACCGTCAAGAGCCCGCTGCGGCTGTCGGCCACCCCGGTGCAATACGACGCGCCGCCGCCGCGGCTGGGCCAGCATACCGGGCAGGTGCTGCAGACGGTGCTGGGCTTGTCGGCCGAGCGCATCGCCCGGCTGCGCGAGCAGGGCGTGGTTTAA
- a CDS encoding Bug family tripartite tricarboxylate transporter substrate binding protein: protein MKTWKTLAALTATLLLQGAAWATDAYPSRPVKLLVGYAPGGPVDTAARIYAEQLGRVLKQPVVVDNRAGASGAIAADMTAKAAPDGYTLYFVASPTMTMTPLIQHSVNFNPVKDFTYIGLITDYTNVLLVNKDFPAKNVGELVAYARKNPEGVSFGSAGVGASNHLSAELLAQMNNVKMLHVPYKGNAPAMADVMSGKVTFMFDITGTAIGHINGGKVRALAVTSKTRNPALPNVPTMIESGQKDYDLTGWYALVGPQKLPADVVDKLVKAQKAVGEDAAFRQRMTAGGYDVNISTPKALGDRIQRELALWGGVVKKAGIQAD from the coding sequence ATGAAAACATGGAAGACGCTGGCGGCGCTGACTGCCACGCTGCTGCTGCAAGGCGCGGCATGGGCCACCGATGCCTATCCGTCGCGCCCGGTCAAGCTGCTGGTGGGCTACGCGCCCGGCGGCCCGGTCGACACCGCCGCGCGCATCTACGCCGAGCAGCTGGGCCGCGTGCTCAAGCAGCCGGTGGTGGTCGACAACCGCGCCGGCGCCAGCGGCGCGATCGCCGCCGACATGACCGCCAAGGCGGCCCCGGACGGCTACACGCTGTACTTCGTCGCCAGTCCCACCATGACCATGACCCCGCTGATCCAGCACTCGGTCAACTTCAATCCGGTCAAGGACTTCACCTACATCGGCCTGATCACCGACTACACCAACGTGCTGCTGGTGAACAAGGACTTCCCGGCAAAGAACGTCGGCGAGCTGGTCGCCTACGCGCGCAAGAACCCCGAGGGCGTGTCGTTCGGCTCGGCCGGCGTGGGGGCGTCCAACCACCTGTCGGCGGAATTGCTGGCGCAGATGAACAACGTGAAGATGCTGCACGTGCCGTACAAGGGCAACGCGCCGGCGATGGCCGACGTGATGAGCGGCAAGGTCACCTTCATGTTCGATATCACCGGCACCGCCATCGGCCATATCAACGGCGGCAAGGTGCGCGCGCTGGCGGTCACGTCGAAGACCCGCAACCCGGCGCTGCCCAACGTGCCGACCATGATCGAGTCGGGGCAGAAGGACTATGACCTGACCGGCTGGTATGCACTGGTGGGACCGCAGAAGCTGCCGGCCGATGTGGTCGACAAGCTGGTCAAGGCGCAGAAGGCGGTGGGGGAGGATGCTGCCTTCCGGCAACGGATGACCGCGGGGGGTTATGACGTCAATATCAGTACGCCCAAGGCCCTTGGGGACCGGATTCAGCGGGAGCTGGCGTTGTGGGGTGGGGTGGTGAAGAAGGCGGGGATACAGGCGGATTGA
- a CDS encoding HpcH/HpaI aldolase/citrate lyase family protein, producing the protein MSTAVTYLFVPGDRPERFDKAAAAGPDVMILDLEDAVHPDAKPAARAAIAAWLAGRPGANAFVRINDSASPAFAADLAWLRGLPAGTALAGLLVPKAEDAAALRTIAQALQAINPQGELVAIIETALGLHQVDAVASAGGVARLAFGSLDYAVDLGCSHSRDALAFARARIVLASRVAGLPPPVDGVTTALKDEAVLAGDVAYARELGFAGKLCIHPAQLGAVRAGFLPSAEQLDWARRVLDATASGSHAVQVDGKMVDRPVIEQARRLLALAQ; encoded by the coding sequence ATGTCCACTGCCGTCACCTACCTTTTCGTGCCGGGCGACCGGCCCGAGCGCTTCGACAAGGCCGCCGCCGCCGGCCCCGATGTGATGATCCTCGACCTCGAGGACGCGGTCCATCCGGACGCCAAGCCCGCCGCGCGCGCAGCCATCGCCGCATGGCTGGCCGGCCGGCCCGGCGCCAACGCCTTCGTGCGCATCAACGACAGCGCCTCGCCCGCCTTTGCCGCCGACCTGGCCTGGCTGCGCGGCTTGCCTGCCGGCACGGCGCTGGCCGGGCTGCTGGTGCCCAAGGCCGAGGATGCCGCCGCGCTGCGCACCATCGCGCAGGCCCTGCAGGCGATCAACCCGCAGGGCGAACTGGTCGCCATCATCGAGACCGCGCTCGGCCTGCACCAGGTCGACGCCGTGGCATCGGCCGGCGGCGTGGCGCGCCTGGCGTTCGGCTCGCTCGACTATGCGGTCGACCTGGGCTGCAGCCATAGCCGCGACGCGCTGGCGTTCGCGCGCGCGCGCATCGTGCTGGCCTCGCGCGTGGCCGGGCTGCCGCCGCCGGTAGACGGCGTGACCACCGCGTTGAAGGATGAAGCCGTGCTCGCCGGCGACGTCGCCTACGCGCGCGAACTCGGCTTTGCCGGCAAGCTGTGCATCCATCCGGCGCAGCTTGGCGCGGTGCGCGCCGGCTTCCTGCCCAGCGCAGAACAGCTGGACTGGGCCCGCCGCGTGCTCGACGCTACCGCCAGCGGCAGCCATGCCGTGCAGGTCGACGGCAAAATGGTCGACCGTCCCGTGATCGAACAGGCCCGCCGGCTGCTGGCGCTGGCGCAATAG
- a CDS encoding MgtC/SapB family protein, producing MESVWTEIFRTFRAEFADVPDAAEATRLLVRLCMAVVLGGLVGYERESSGKAAGLRTHMLVALGSALFVLVPLQAGVPLADMSRVLQGLIAGIGFLGAGAILKQNDEAHIKGLTTAASIWMVAAIGVAAGLGRDTTAVIATVFTLVILQILQRWK from the coding sequence ATGGAGTCTGTCTGGACCGAGATCTTCCGCACCTTTCGCGCGGAATTTGCCGATGTGCCGGACGCCGCCGAGGCAACCCGCCTCCTGGTGCGGCTGTGCATGGCGGTGGTGCTCGGTGGCTTGGTCGGCTATGAGCGCGAGTCCTCCGGCAAGGCGGCGGGGCTGCGCACCCATATGCTGGTGGCGCTGGGCTCGGCGCTGTTCGTGCTGGTGCCGCTGCAGGCCGGCGTGCCGCTGGCCGACATGAGCCGGGTGCTGCAGGGGCTGATCGCCGGCATCGGCTTCCTCGGCGCCGGCGCCATCCTCAAGCAGAACGACGAGGCTCATATCAAGGGCCTGACCACCGCGGCCAGCATCTGGATGGTGGCGGCCATCGGCGTCGCGGCCGGGCTCGGGCGCGACACCACGGCGGTAATCGCCACGGTGTTCACGCTGGTGATCCTGCAGATCCTGCAACGCTGGAAGTAG
- a CDS encoding MmgE/PrpD family protein, with translation MSQAADTTYPTRQLCEFLANLKLADVPAPVIERTKDLFLDWIASAIAGKDAPAVRKLQEFAAAMGPSDGAAEVLVDRRRTSPYFAALINGASSHVVEQDDVHNGSVLHPAAVVFPAVVAAAQAEGKTGAEVLMASIAGYEAGIRIGEFMGRSHYRVFHTTGTVGTLAAAAAVAKLFGLDADGINQALGSAGTQAAGLWEFLRDAADSKQLHTAKAAADGLQSAWLARAGFTGAKQILEGAQGMAAGMSSDANPACLTDGLGTRWATAETSFKFFASCRHTHPAADALKALMQSEGVAADQIASVTTHVHQGAIDVLGPVVNPATIHQAKFSMGTVLGLVAVHGHAGLGEFEQHALQDPAVAAFRGKVEMELDAEINAAYPRQWIGRVTARTTDGRTLAARVDVPKGDPDNTLSRPELEAKALQLGAFRQGASEAEMRAIIARVWALEQAPNVNDWLPAAR, from the coding sequence ATGAGCCAAGCCGCAGACACCACTTACCCGACCCGCCAGCTTTGCGAATTCCTGGCCAACCTCAAGCTGGCCGACGTGCCCGCGCCCGTGATCGAGCGCACCAAGGACCTGTTCCTCGACTGGATTGCCTCAGCCATCGCCGGCAAGGATGCCCCGGCCGTGCGCAAGCTCCAGGAATTCGCCGCGGCCATGGGCCCGTCGGACGGCGCCGCCGAAGTGCTGGTCGACCGCCGCCGCACCTCGCCCTACTTTGCCGCGCTGATCAACGGCGCCTCCTCGCACGTGGTCGAGCAGGACGACGTGCACAACGGCTCGGTGCTGCATCCGGCCGCGGTAGTGTTCCCGGCCGTGGTCGCGGCCGCGCAGGCCGAAGGCAAGACCGGCGCCGAGGTGCTGATGGCCTCGATCGCCGGCTATGAAGCCGGCATCCGCATCGGCGAATTCATGGGCCGCTCGCACTACCGCGTGTTCCACACCACCGGCACCGTCGGCACGCTGGCCGCCGCCGCCGCGGTGGCCAAGCTGTTCGGCCTCGATGCCGACGGCATCAACCAGGCGCTGGGCTCGGCCGGCACCCAGGCCGCCGGCCTGTGGGAATTCCTGCGCGACGCCGCCGACTCCAAGCAGCTGCACACCGCCAAGGCCGCCGCCGATGGTTTGCAGTCGGCCTGGCTGGCGCGCGCCGGCTTCACCGGCGCGAAGCAGATCCTCGAGGGCGCGCAGGGCATGGCCGCCGGCATGTCGAGCGATGCCAATCCCGCCTGCCTGACCGATGGCCTGGGCACGCGCTGGGCCACCGCCGAGACTTCGTTCAAGTTCTTCGCCTCGTGCCGCCACACCCACCCCGCCGCCGATGCGCTGAAGGCACTGATGCAGAGCGAAGGCGTTGCCGCCGACCAGATCGCCAGCGTCACCACGCACGTGCACCAGGGCGCCATCGACGTGCTCGGCCCCGTGGTCAATCCCGCCACCATCCACCAGGCCAAGTTCTCGATGGGCACGGTGCTTGGGCTGGTGGCCGTGCACGGCCATGCCGGCCTGGGCGAGTTCGAGCAGCATGCGCTGCAGGACCCCGCGGTGGCCGCGTTCCGTGGCAAGGTCGAGATGGAACTGGATGCCGAGATCAACGCCGCCTACCCGCGCCAGTGGATCGGCCGCGTGACCGCCAGGACCACCGACGGCCGCACGCTGGCCGCGCGCGTCGACGTGCCCAAGGGCGATCCCGACAACACGCTGTCACGCCCGGAACTGGAAGCCAAGGCGCTGCAGCTGGGAGCGTTCCGCCAGGGCGCGAGCGAGGCCGAGATGCGCGCCATCATCGCGCGCGTATGGGCGCTGGAGCAGGCGCCGAACGTCAACGACTGGCTCCCCGCCGCACGCTGA
- a CDS encoding DUF2628 domain-containing protein, whose protein sequence is MLASIRDDAALAAFVGPRFPYYGERWSVAESHGGVSWNWAACLLGPFWMAYRRMYWQVGVYALIVGTEPLLHAWFGLQLPMAGRPLLYAMALLLGLYGNELYRWHAEATIRHVRAYHYSPELVNDSLERRGRTSWPGVFAMALLLFVMVVSLRPLAALMALGGAPGAG, encoded by the coding sequence ATGCTTGCATCAATCCGTGACGACGCGGCGCTGGCCGCATTCGTGGGGCCGCGATTTCCGTACTACGGCGAACGCTGGTCGGTGGCCGAGAGCCACGGTGGCGTCTCGTGGAACTGGGCGGCGTGCCTGCTGGGCCCGTTCTGGATGGCGTACCGGCGCATGTACTGGCAGGTGGGGGTCTATGCGCTGATCGTCGGCACCGAGCCGTTGCTGCACGCATGGTTCGGCCTGCAGCTGCCGATGGCGGGCCGGCCGTTGCTGTACGCGATGGCGCTGCTGCTGGGGCTGTACGGCAACGAGCTGTACCGCTGGCACGCCGAGGCCACCATCCGCCATGTGCGCGCGTACCACTACTCGCCCGAACTGGTGAACGACTCGCTGGAGCGCCGCGGCCGCACCAGCTGGCCCGGCGTCTTCGCCATGGCCCTGCTGCTGTTTGTGATGGTGGTGTCGCTGCGCCCGCTGGCGGCGCTGATGGCCCTGGGCGGCGCGCCGGGCGCCGGCTGA
- a CDS encoding acyl-CoA dehydrogenase family protein, whose translation MHADQDPEQLYPEIREAVRSLCAGFDSAYWQRVEEQEAFPESFVQALTQAGWLSALIPEAYGGSGLSLTAASVIMEEINRSGGNSGACHGQMYVMGCLLRHGSEAQKQRWLPAIASGELRMQSMAVTEPSTGTDTTKLKTTAVRHGDKYLVNGQKAWISRVQHSDLMLLLARTTALDQVKRKSDGLSVFVVDLRDAIGKGLTVKPIRNMVNHETNELFFDNLEVPAANLIGEEGKGLRYILDGLNAERILIAAECIGDGYWFVERAGNYARDRIVFDRPIGQNQAVQFPIARAYVNVEAASLMRYKAARLFDAGKPCGKEANIAKLLAADASWEAANVCLQTHGGFGFAAEYDIERKFRETRLYQVAPISTNLILSYVAEHVLELPRSF comes from the coding sequence ATGCACGCAGACCAGGATCCCGAGCAGCTGTACCCCGAAATCCGCGAGGCGGTGCGCAGCCTGTGCGCGGGCTTCGATTCGGCGTACTGGCAACGGGTGGAAGAGCAGGAAGCGTTTCCCGAGAGCTTTGTCCAGGCCCTGACGCAGGCGGGCTGGCTGTCGGCGCTGATTCCGGAAGCCTATGGCGGCTCGGGGCTGTCATTGACCGCGGCCTCGGTCATCATGGAGGAAATCAACCGCAGCGGCGGCAACTCCGGCGCCTGCCACGGGCAGATGTACGTGATGGGCTGCCTGCTGCGCCATGGTTCCGAAGCGCAAAAGCAGCGCTGGCTGCCTGCCATCGCCTCGGGCGAACTGCGCATGCAGTCGATGGCGGTGACCGAGCCCAGCACCGGCACCGACACCACCAAGCTGAAAACCACCGCGGTGCGGCACGGCGACAAGTACCTGGTCAATGGCCAGAAGGCCTGGATTTCGCGCGTGCAGCACTCGGACCTGATGCTGCTGCTGGCGCGCACCACGGCGCTGGACCAGGTCAAGCGCAAGTCGGACGGCCTGTCGGTATTCGTGGTCGACCTGCGCGATGCCATCGGCAAGGGCCTGACGGTCAAGCCGATCCGCAACATGGTCAACCACGAGACCAACGAGCTGTTCTTCGACAACCTGGAAGTCCCCGCCGCCAACCTGATCGGCGAGGAAGGCAAGGGCCTCAGGTACATCCTCGACGGCCTCAACGCCGAGCGCATCCTGATCGCCGCCGAGTGCATCGGCGACGGCTACTGGTTCGTCGAGCGCGCCGGCAACTACGCGCGCGACCGCATCGTGTTCGACCGCCCGATCGGCCAGAACCAGGCGGTGCAGTTCCCGATCGCGCGCGCGTACGTCAACGTCGAGGCAGCCAGCCTGATGCGCTACAAGGCCGCGCGGCTGTTCGACGCGGGCAAGCCGTGCGGCAAGGAAGCCAATATCGCCAAGCTGCTCGCCGCCGATGCCTCGTGGGAAGCGGCCAACGTCTGCCTGCAGACGCACGGCGGCTTCGGCTTTGCCGCCGAGTACGACATCGAGCGCAAGTTCCGCGAAACCCGCCTGTACCAGGTGGCGCCGATTTCCACCAACCTGATCCTGTCCTACGTGGCCGAGCATGTGCTCGAATTGCCGCGTTCGTTCTGA